One genomic region from Sphingobacterium sp. UGAL515B_05 encodes:
- a CDS encoding GtrA family protein gives MMSSKVITFLKAQLSAFLGGLFDFGVYSACYKLLHISAPFSNAISGSLGAVVNFLINRYWSFGSTQKSVGSQLWKFVIVVCGSITLKSTGIHFLVDVYHVNFLFSKLVVELLVSLGFNYTLQRFWVFKAEEK, from the coding sequence ATGATGTCTTCAAAAGTTATTACTTTTTTAAAAGCTCAACTTTCCGCCTTTTTAGGCGGATTGTTTGATTTTGGAGTATACTCTGCTTGTTATAAGCTACTTCATATCAGTGCTCCTTTTTCTAATGCGATTAGTGGTAGCCTTGGTGCTGTTGTTAATTTTTTGATCAATCGATACTGGTCCTTTGGTAGTACGCAAAAGTCTGTAGGGAGTCAGCTATGGAAATTTGTGATTGTCGTCTGTGGTAGTATTACATTGAAGTCTACGGGAATTCATTTTCTGGTGGATGTATATCATGTAAACTTTTTGTTCTCGAAACTAGTCGTTGAGCTGCTCGTTTCTTTGGGCTTCAACTATACACTTCAGCGTTTTTGGGTTTTTAAAGCGGAGGAGAAATAG
- a CDS encoding DNA translocase FtsK encodes MSNKGNTFRQTGNSVSGKRAPQKESTTFKKEKSQKNSVPRDYSDAQQKAVKILGILLILLSLAFATAFVSYLFTWEDDQSYIAKTNGGWSTLFRSTEEIHDEAVDLPVVDNKLGKFGALLANQFMYEWFGVASFLFIPVLFILGYRLLFKKSLLPLYRTVVYSFVAIVFISVTLGFLHGFMADTPHMLEGKFGFWTNKLLEAQVGIVGVGCILAFAYLTTLILLYNLDFKFVLFSNRKSKSFSEDMDDEDEDEYAPQNLRNKIHIEDDSIQSVRESFQRPTSINERFQSAREKDVQEELQRPAFTHHPIPEVQIDPKDKVVLSFDDSPMERTEHTPSISFTIDQPNEELEAEELPLVREYQAPKIEAEPQQEPEAAIEADAVPGLVVEDIKEEKEITASDLVAQFGQYDPKLDLSGYQHPALDLLKDYGGGKITINQQELEANKNRIVDTLRNYSIEIESIKATIGPTVTLYEIIPKPGVRISKIKNLEDDIALSLAALGIRIIAPMPGKGTIGIEVPNSNPEMVSMRSVLATEKFQKTDMDLPIALGKTISNEVYIADLAKMPHLLVAGATGQGKSVGINAILTSLLYKKHPAELKFVLVDPKKVELSLFKKVERHFLAKLPDDGDAIITDTKKVINTLNSLCIEMDQRYDLLKNAQVRNLKEYNAKFINRRLNPEEGHRFLPYIVLIVDEFADLMMTAGKEVETPIARLAQLARAVGIHLVIATQRPSVNIITGTIKANFPARLAFRVLSKVDSRTILDTGGADQLIGRGDMLLATGSDLIRIQCAFVDTPEVEQISDYIGAQRGYPSAFMLPEYVDENGDGSGSVDFDPKDRDQLFEEAARLIVMHQQGSTSLIQRKLKLGYNRAGRIIDQLEAAGIVGPFEGSKAREVLYPDEYSLEQFLETLRKDN; translated from the coding sequence ATGTCAAACAAAGGAAATACATTTAGGCAGACAGGGAATTCAGTTTCCGGCAAACGTGCCCCTCAAAAGGAATCAACAACATTTAAAAAAGAAAAAAGTCAAAAAAATAGTGTACCAAGAGATTATTCTGATGCACAGCAAAAGGCTGTCAAGATATTAGGAATTTTATTGATCTTGCTTTCATTGGCATTTGCGACCGCTTTCGTATCCTACCTATTTACTTGGGAAGACGATCAAAGTTATATCGCAAAAACCAATGGCGGATGGTCAACATTATTTAGATCTACAGAAGAAATTCATGATGAAGCAGTTGATTTACCCGTAGTCGATAATAAACTAGGGAAATTTGGTGCTTTGCTTGCAAACCAATTTATGTACGAATGGTTTGGCGTCGCATCTTTTCTCTTTATCCCGGTATTATTCATTTTAGGATATCGCCTGTTGTTCAAGAAATCATTGCTTCCATTGTACCGTACGGTGGTCTATTCTTTTGTCGCTATCGTTTTTATCTCGGTAACATTAGGCTTCCTGCATGGATTTATGGCCGATACACCGCATATGCTCGAGGGGAAATTTGGTTTTTGGACCAATAAATTATTGGAAGCACAAGTTGGCATTGTCGGCGTTGGCTGTATATTGGCTTTTGCCTATCTGACGACATTAATCTTACTTTACAACCTCGATTTTAAATTTGTCCTATTCAGTAACAGGAAATCCAAGTCATTCTCCGAAGATATGGACGATGAGGATGAGGATGAATACGCCCCACAAAATCTAAGAAACAAAATTCATATTGAAGATGATTCCATCCAATCTGTACGGGAATCTTTTCAACGCCCAACATCAATCAATGAGCGATTTCAATCTGCTCGTGAAAAAGATGTGCAGGAAGAACTTCAGCGTCCTGCTTTTACCCATCACCCAATACCTGAAGTGCAGATTGATCCGAAAGACAAGGTGGTGCTTTCCTTCGACGACAGTCCTATGGAACGAACAGAGCACACACCTTCAATCAGTTTCACCATTGATCAGCCGAATGAAGAATTGGAAGCGGAAGAATTACCGTTAGTCCGGGAATATCAAGCACCGAAAATTGAAGCAGAACCTCAGCAAGAGCCAGAAGCTGCCATTGAAGCCGATGCAGTACCTGGTTTGGTGGTAGAGGATATCAAAGAGGAAAAAGAGATCACTGCCAGTGACCTTGTGGCCCAATTCGGACAGTATGACCCCAAATTGGATCTTTCCGGTTATCAACATCCAGCATTGGATTTATTGAAGGACTATGGAGGAGGTAAAATAACCATCAATCAACAGGAACTCGAAGCGAACAAAAACAGGATTGTTGATACACTGAGAAATTACAGCATCGAAATAGAAAGTATCAAAGCTACTATAGGTCCAACGGTAACTTTGTATGAAATTATACCAAAACCAGGTGTAAGGATTTCAAAAATCAAAAACCTGGAAGATGACATTGCTTTAAGTCTTGCCGCATTGGGTATACGGATTATTGCACCTATGCCCGGAAAGGGGACAATCGGTATTGAGGTACCAAACTCCAATCCCGAAATGGTTTCCATGCGATCGGTACTTGCTACGGAGAAATTTCAGAAAACAGACATGGATCTCCCGATTGCTTTAGGTAAAACGATTTCCAATGAAGTTTATATTGCCGATTTAGCTAAAATGCCTCACCTTCTAGTTGCGGGAGCGACCGGACAAGGTAAATCAGTAGGTATCAACGCCATTCTGACCTCTTTACTGTATAAAAAGCATCCGGCCGAATTAAAATTTGTCCTTGTTGACCCGAAGAAAGTAGAACTTTCACTATTCAAAAAAGTAGAGCGCCACTTCCTCGCAAAATTACCTGACGACGGAGATGCAATTATTACCGATACGAAGAAGGTAATCAACACCTTAAATTCTCTGTGTATAGAGATGGATCAACGTTATGATTTGTTAAAAAATGCACAGGTACGGAATTTAAAGGAATATAATGCAAAATTTATCAATCGCAGATTAAACCCTGAGGAGGGTCATCGATTCTTACCATATATCGTTCTTATTGTTGATGAGTTTGCCGACTTGATGATGACAGCAGGAAAAGAGGTCGAAACACCGATTGCACGATTGGCACAATTGGCCCGTGCGGTAGGGATTCACCTGGTTATTGCAACCCAACGTCCTTCTGTCAATATCATTACCGGTACAATCAAGGCCAACTTCCCTGCACGTCTTGCATTCCGTGTATTATCGAAAGTCGATTCACGGACCATTCTAGATACAGGCGGTGCAGATCAGTTGATCGGTCGGGGTGACATGCTTCTAGCGACTGGAAGTGATTTGATACGTATTCAGTGTGCTTTTGTTGATACGCCAGAGGTTGAACAAATTTCCGACTACATCGGTGCACAACGAGGCTACCCTTCGGCATTTATGCTACCGGAATACGTAGACGAAAACGGAGATGGTTCTGGTAGTGTGGATTTTGATCCCAAAGACCGCGATCAGTTGTTCGAAGAAGCTGCCCGATTGATTGTCATGCATCAGCAAGGCTCAACTTCATTAATCCAACGTAAATTAAAATTGGGTTATAACAGAGCAGGACGAATCATCGATCAATTGGAAGCTGCTGGAATTGTAGGTCCATTTGAAGGAAGTAAGGCCCGCGAGGTACTTTATCCAGATGAGTATTCATTAGAACAATTTTTGGAGACGTTAAGAAAGGACAACTAA
- a CDS encoding TIGR01212 family radical SAM protein (This family includes YhcC from E. coli K-12, an uncharacterized radical SAM protein.), producing the protein MGTLLDNGIKPYNHYGAYLKQKYNGQKVFKVIVDGNFTCPNRDGSKGYGGCTYCNVDSFTPDTARKIPSIREQVESGIERARNSYGAEKFIIYFQPNTNTYAPTHLLKMMYDEALSIDPENTLGLSVGTRPDCLDFEKIALLESYTDRYDVDLEMGMESIYNDTLEQINRGCSHDEFVQAMDMLKDTPLELCVHTIFGFPWESEEMMLKYADEINRFPQIKFVKLHHLHIVEGSIMGVKFKREPFELFSMEGYTEFLAKFIPRLRPDLIIQRIFGIADKELLIAPNWGLPKSGIQTYIDKGLEARQVVQGSLF; encoded by the coding sequence ATGGGTACATTATTGGACAACGGAATTAAACCGTATAATCATTACGGGGCTTATTTAAAGCAAAAGTATAACGGACAGAAAGTGTTTAAAGTGATTGTGGATGGTAATTTTACTTGTCCCAATCGTGATGGTAGTAAGGGCTATGGTGGTTGTACTTACTGTAATGTAGATTCTTTTACACCGGATACTGCCCGGAAAATTCCTTCGATACGAGAGCAGGTAGAATCGGGTATTGAAAGAGCACGCAATAGCTATGGCGCCGAGAAGTTTATTATTTATTTCCAACCAAATACAAATACATATGCGCCGACGCATCTACTGAAAATGATGTATGATGAGGCCTTAAGTATTGATCCTGAAAATACTTTGGGGCTTTCTGTTGGTACACGTCCTGATTGTTTGGATTTTGAAAAGATTGCATTGTTGGAGTCTTATACAGATCGTTACGATGTGGATTTGGAAATGGGTATGGAATCGATCTACAACGATACATTGGAGCAGATCAATAGAGGCTGTTCTCACGACGAATTTGTTCAGGCCATGGATATGCTGAAAGATACCCCTTTGGAACTTTGTGTACATACAATCTTTGGCTTCCCATGGGAATCTGAAGAAATGATGTTGAAATATGCAGATGAAATCAACCGCTTCCCACAGATCAAATTTGTGAAGCTGCATCACCTACATATTGTAGAGGGATCTATTATGGGGGTTAAGTTCAAACGTGAGCCCTTTGAACTTTTTTCGATGGAAGGTTACACCGAGTTCTTAGCGAAGTTTATTCCTCGATTGCGTCCTGATCTGATCATTCAACGTATTTTCGGGATTGCAGATAAAGAATTGTTAATTGCCCCGAATTGGGGCTTACCGAAATCAGGTATTCAAACATACATCGATAAGGGATTGGAAGCACGTCAGGTCGTGCAAGGAAGTCTTTTTTAG
- a CDS encoding pseudouridine synthase, whose product MPFSNKRNSRDDNSRKSRGNSDSFKSRGDKNNSFGKKSYGSNDQSERGSFRKDDNRENRSFGSKKFSDKPPFRGENNSFRSKDNSEKSFGRGGRSFDKNDSSRSFDKKDSFNKFDRSERSFDKKDNFKRSDRNDSSRSFDRSERSFDKRDSFKRTDRNDSSRSFDRSERSFDKKDNFKRTDRNDSSRSFDRSERSFDKRDSFKRSDRNDSPRSFERSFDKKDNFKRSERNDSPRSFDRSERSFDKRDSFKRSDRNDSSRPSNRKFDGERSRNFDDNKNFGDKQYIKRPKKKAEDAEDDGLVRLNRYIANAGICSRRKADELIIAGVIWVNGEPVTELGTKVDPATDEIRYNNERLKREKNVYVLLNKPKDYITTTDDPQERHTVMELVSKATKERIYPVGRLDRNTTGLLLMTNDGSLAEKLSHPRNSISKIYNVELNKSLTQGDFNKISFGIELEDGVIKPDDLSYVQGGSKREVGIQIHSGKNRIVRRIFESLGYEVVKLDRVVYANLTKKDLPRGRWRYLEEREIVQLKHLI is encoded by the coding sequence ATGCCATTCAGCAATAAAAGGAACAGTCGTGATGACAACTCCAGAAAGTCACGAGGCAACTCAGATAGCTTCAAATCTAGAGGCGATAAGAACAATAGTTTCGGAAAAAAATCATATGGGTCGAATGACCAATCTGAAAGAGGTTCTTTCAGAAAAGATGATAATCGTGAGAACAGATCATTCGGATCTAAAAAATTCTCAGACAAACCTCCCTTCCGAGGAGAGAACAATTCCTTCCGTTCAAAAGATAATTCAGAAAAATCCTTTGGTAGAGGAGGACGCTCCTTTGATAAAAATGATTCTTCAAGATCTTTTGACAAAAAAGATTCCTTCAATAAATTTGATAGATCAGAACGTTCTTTTGACAAAAAAGATAACTTCAAACGTTCCGATAGAAATGACTCTTCAAGATCTTTTGACCGCTCAGAGCGTTCTTTCGATAAAAGAGATAGTTTCAAACGTACAGACAGAAATGACTCCTCAAGATCTTTTGACCGTTCAGAGCGTTCTTTCGATAAAAAGGATAACTTCAAACGAACAGACAGAAATGACTCCTCAAGATCTTTTGATAGATCAGAACGTTCTTTTGACAAAAGAGATAGTTTCAAACGTTCAGACAGAAATGACTCTCCAAGATCTTTTGAGCGTTCTTTCGATAAAAAAGATAACTTCAAACGTTCAGAAAGAAATGACAGCCCAAGATCATTCGATAGATCAGAGCGTTCTTTTGATAAAAGAGACAGTTTCAAACGTTCAGACAGAAATGACTCTTCAAGACCTTCTAACAGAAAGTTTGATGGCGAAAGAAGTAGAAATTTTGATGACAACAAAAACTTTGGTGATAAACAATATATTAAACGTCCAAAGAAAAAAGCAGAGGATGCAGAGGATGACGGCTTAGTTCGTTTAAATCGTTACATCGCCAATGCTGGTATTTGTTCAAGACGTAAAGCTGATGAACTTATCATTGCTGGTGTCATTTGGGTAAATGGAGAACCTGTTACTGAATTGGGTACCAAGGTAGATCCTGCAACAGATGAAATCCGTTACAACAACGAACGTTTAAAACGTGAAAAAAATGTTTATGTTCTGTTGAACAAACCAAAAGATTATATCACGACTACAGATGATCCTCAGGAGCGTCATACCGTAATGGAACTTGTTTCTAAAGCGACAAAAGAAAGAATTTATCCTGTTGGTCGTCTTGACAGAAACACGACGGGACTTCTTTTAATGACAAATGATGGTAGTCTTGCTGAAAAACTTTCACACCCGCGCAACAGCATCAGCAAAATCTATAATGTCGAGTTAAACAAAAGCCTTACACAAGGTGATTTTAACAAAATCAGCTTTGGTATCGAATTAGAAGATGGTGTAATCAAACCCGATGACTTGAGTTATGTTCAAGGTGGATCAAAACGTGAAGTTGGCATCCAAATCCACTCAGGAAAAAATCGTATCGTACGTCGTATTTTTGAGTCATTAGGATATGAAGTCGTTAAATTGGACCGTGTGGTTTATGCAAACTTGACGAAAAAAGATCTTCCACGTGGCCGTTGGAGATATTTAGAGGAACGTGAAATCGTGCAATTAAAGCACCTGATTTAA
- a CDS encoding outer membrane lipoprotein carrier protein LolA translates to MKKQLWFMVGLLIIAYSQNSYAQNDAAAKALLTKVSQKYNAYKTIQANFSLAIKQANGGSHTDAGTIYLDKSNNKYQVNTKNQVLISDSKTQWNIMKAEKEVEISEASNSTNEINPTNIFSFYTSGFKYTLNNTEKVKGLTLSVVELSPLDSKKNYSKIKLRINKASNLIYDTTVFDKSGNRYTYTLTSQEGNKAFSGSLFAFNKNDYKGFEIVDLR, encoded by the coding sequence ATGAAAAAACAATTGTGGTTTATGGTAGGTTTGCTAATTATTGCATACAGCCAAAACAGTTATGCACAAAATGATGCCGCTGCTAAAGCATTACTGACGAAAGTAAGCCAAAAGTACAATGCATACAAAACAATACAGGCCAACTTCTCATTAGCTATTAAACAAGCTAATGGCGGCTCACATACTGACGCTGGAACAATATACCTGGACAAGAGTAACAACAAGTACCAGGTCAATACCAAAAATCAAGTATTGATATCGGATTCCAAGACACAGTGGAATATCATGAAAGCCGAAAAGGAAGTTGAAATCTCAGAAGCAAGCAATTCGACCAACGAGATCAATCCAACAAACATATTCAGCTTCTACACCAGCGGTTTTAAATATACCTTGAACAATACTGAAAAGGTAAAGGGACTTACGCTAAGTGTCGTTGAATTAAGTCCCCTCGATAGCAAAAAAAACTATTCAAAGATAAAGCTGCGTATCAATAAGGCAAGCAACCTGATCTATGATACGACCGTTTTTGATAAAAGTGGTAATCGCTATACGTATACATTAACTTCGCAGGAAGGAAATAAAGCATTTTCAGGTAGTCTATTCGCATTCAACAAAAATGATTACAAAGGTTTTGAAATCGTCGACTTAAGATAA
- a CDS encoding nucleoside triphosphate pyrophosphohydrolase family protein has protein sequence MTDPKTLSSVAEFHKTFQHPILDTPTIPSEQRCALRVSLIAEELKELEEAIQDKDLVEIADALCDIQYVLAGAVLEFGLKDKFSALFDEVQRSNMSKACKDEAEAIATQEHYKLKGVESYYKEVDGKFLVFRTADNKTLKSINYSPADLKTIVEG, from the coding sequence ATGACTGATCCGAAAACACTTTCATCCGTTGCGGAATTCCATAAAACATTCCAACATCCAATCCTAGACACCCCTACGATTCCATCTGAACAAAGATGTGCCTTACGGGTATCATTGATCGCTGAGGAATTAAAAGAATTAGAAGAAGCCATCCAGGATAAGGATTTGGTAGAGATTGCAGACGCACTATGTGACATTCAATATGTACTTGCTGGAGCGGTATTAGAATTTGGTTTAAAAGATAAATTCTCAGCTCTTTTTGATGAAGTTCAACGTTCCAATATGAGCAAGGCATGTAAAGACGAAGCAGAAGCCATCGCTACACAAGAGCACTATAAATTAAAAGGTGTAGAATCCTATTATAAAGAAGTTGATGGCAAATTTCTGGTATTCAGAACAGCCGACAATAAAACGTTAAAATCTATCAATTACTCTCCAGCCGATCTAAAAACGATTGTTGAGGGCTAA
- a CDS encoding lytic transglycosylase domain-containing protein produces the protein MIRKKVLCSSLILFALLLSKLYSTPHNNASNGDKIVEPKLVVVPAHHGNEEEKKEKSNSFESYMNSLTFAEDSLPMDRPLVESKLRKFFNRFSFKKTGSYDMHKKAETYLPMIAKILKSHGIPEDFKYIPLVESGLSKAVVSSKGAGGYWQFMPATARLYGLKVNGTVDDRKDLVKSTHAAARYLKYLYAQFGNWTLVAAAYNVGDGSLRGSIRRQKKDDYFALKLNNETGSYVYKLVSMKEIIEHPQKHGYSRYANKESETLDKEPNML, from the coding sequence ATGATAAGAAAGAAAGTTTTATGTAGTAGTTTGATTTTGTTTGCTTTATTGCTGTCAAAATTATACTCAACCCCACACAACAACGCTTCAAACGGCGATAAGATCGTTGAACCGAAGCTCGTAGTAGTTCCCGCTCATCATGGGAACGAAGAAGAAAAAAAAGAAAAAAGCAATTCGTTTGAATCTTATATGAATTCATTGACATTTGCTGAAGATTCATTACCGATGGATCGTCCGCTTGTGGAAAGTAAATTGCGCAAATTTTTCAATCGATTCTCGTTTAAAAAAACAGGATCATACGATATGCACAAAAAGGCAGAGACCTATTTGCCTATGATCGCAAAGATCCTTAAATCACATGGTATTCCTGAAGATTTTAAGTACATTCCATTGGTGGAAAGCGGCCTTAGTAAAGCTGTTGTTTCATCTAAGGGTGCTGGTGGTTATTGGCAGTTTATGCCGGCAACAGCGCGATTGTATGGATTGAAAGTCAATGGTACAGTAGATGACCGGAAAGATCTTGTCAAATCTACACATGCTGCTGCCAGATACCTGAAATACCTGTATGCCCAATTTGGAAACTGGACCTTGGTAGCTGCAGCATATAATGTCGGTGATGGTAGTTTAAGAGGTTCTATAAGGAGACAAAAAAAGGACGACTATTTTGCATTGAAATTGAATAATGAAACGGGTTCGTATGTGTACAAACTTGTTTCTATGAAGGAAATTATCGAACATCCGCAAAAGCATGGTTATTCGCGTTATGCAAACAAAGAAAGCGAGACGTTGGATAAGGAACCTAATATGCTATAA
- a CDS encoding CDP-alcohol phosphatidyltransferase family protein: MSELKINKKLFQDRKRTNILSEPEQKLISYLVPRIPNWITSDGLTAIGFLGSLMILASFILAEYVDIRYLLLGIPGFFVQWFGDSLDGRIAFYRNKSRRWYGFALDIVMDWISTVFIGLGYVLYTVGDFKYLGFTLVALYGWAMIISQLRYRITDKYTIDAGILGPTEIRVIISLVMLFEVLMPGSINWCVLVICIALFIINTNDTRLLLKLGDEKDKEDKLKKQQEEAI; the protein is encoded by the coding sequence ATGAGTGAGTTAAAAATAAATAAAAAACTTTTTCAGGATAGAAAGAGAACAAATATCTTAAGTGAACCCGAACAAAAACTTATTTCGTACCTCGTTCCTAGAATCCCCAATTGGATTACTTCGGATGGACTCACGGCAATTGGATTTTTAGGTTCCTTAATGATATTGGCGAGTTTTATATTGGCTGAATATGTTGATATTCGCTATTTGCTTTTAGGGATCCCTGGTTTCTTTGTGCAATGGTTTGGTGATTCATTAGATGGGCGTATCGCATTCTACCGCAATAAATCCCGTCGCTGGTACGGTTTTGCGCTGGATATTGTAATGGATTGGATCAGTACGGTTTTTATCGGATTGGGATATGTGCTGTATACCGTGGGTGACTTTAAGTATCTGGGATTTACATTGGTCGCATTATATGGCTGGGCAATGATCATTTCTCAGCTCAGGTATAGAATTACAGATAAGTATACGATTGACGCCGGAATTTTGGGACCGACTGAAATTCGGGTGATTATTTCATTGGTTATGCTCTTCGAAGTTTTAATGCCAGGATCTATTAATTGGTGTGTACTGGTAATCTGTATTGCACTTTTTATAATTAATACAAATGATACACGCCTACTTCTTAAATTAGGCGATGAAAAAGATAAAGAGGATAAATTGAAAAAACAGCAGGAGGAGGCTATTTAA
- a CDS encoding NAD-dependent epimerase/dehydratase family protein, whose product MIEKVLITGASGFVGYHLTRAAKEAGMEVHAAVRKSSDVSEIRSVVDKFVYPDFSDEESIRELLEAENYTYVVHAAAMTRAKHEEDLEKVNVGYTKNLASACFSLKTPIKRFVFVSSLAAIGPVNYDANLIDESNPYRPVTAYGRSKRQAELALNDFKDQPLTILRPTAVYGPREKDIFIVFKTMNGGLDAYVGRSPQKLSFIYVADLVQAIIHACRFDQGGKQVYNLSDGQVYGRYELARFFREFSQKKMIRMHIPLGVVKTIAVIFERLYKNSKAIPVLYPERLNELTAENWGCDISAAQRQLQYQPKYDLKKGLMEALAWYKENKWL is encoded by the coding sequence ATGATAGAAAAAGTATTAATCACCGGAGCGAGTGGTTTTGTAGGCTATCATTTGACAAGAGCAGCGAAAGAGGCGGGGATGGAAGTTCATGCCGCGGTGAGGAAGTCAAGTGATGTTTCAGAAATTCGCTCCGTTGTAGATAAATTTGTTTATCCGGACTTCTCTGATGAAGAGTCTATCAGAGAATTACTGGAAGCGGAAAACTATACCTATGTTGTTCATGCTGCGGCAATGACTCGTGCCAAACATGAAGAAGATCTCGAAAAGGTCAATGTTGGTTATACAAAAAACTTGGCATCAGCTTGTTTTTCTTTAAAAACTCCCATCAAAAGATTTGTTTTCGTTAGTAGTCTTGCGGCTATCGGTCCTGTTAACTACGATGCTAACCTTATCGATGAAAGTAACCCTTATCGTCCTGTTACGGCATATGGTCGTAGTAAGCGGCAAGCGGAGCTCGCGTTGAATGATTTTAAAGATCAGCCACTAACGATTTTGCGCCCTACTGCGGTATACGGCCCTCGTGAAAAGGATATTTTTATTGTTTTTAAAACAATGAATGGAGGCCTGGATGCCTATGTTGGTCGCTCTCCTCAAAAGCTTAGCTTTATTTATGTTGCCGACTTGGTACAGGCGATTATTCATGCCTGTCGTTTTGACCAAGGTGGAAAGCAGGTGTATAACCTCAGTGATGGGCAGGTATATGGGCGTTATGAGTTGGCTAGGTTTTTCAGAGAGTTTAGCCAAAAGAAAATGATTCGTATGCATATTCCTTTGGGTGTCGTGAAGACTATCGCGGTTATTTTTGAACGTTTGTATAAAAATTCTAAAGCAATACCTGTACTATATCCTGAACGGCTGAATGAACTTACAGCTGAAAACTGGGGCTGTGATATCTCGGCGGCTCAACGTCAGCTACAATACCAACCTAAATATGATTTGAAGAAAGGCCTAATGGAGGCATTGGCTTGGTATAAAGAAAATAAATGGCTATAA
- the spt gene encoding serine palmitoyltransferase, which translates to MSKGKLGEKISQFKIVEELKAKGLYAYFRPIQSKQDTEVKIDGRRVLMFGSNSYLGLTTDTRIIKAAQDALEKYGTGCAGSRFLNGTLDIHVELEEKLSAYVGKEAAILFSTGFQSNLGPLSCLMGRNDYILLDERDHASIIDGSRLSFSKVIKYGHNNMEDLRAKLSRLPEDSAKLICTDGIFSMEGDIVNLPELTAIANEFDAAVMVDDAHSLGVIGHKGAGTASHFGLNDDVDLIMGTFSKSLASLGGFVAGDADVIDFLKHNARSVMFSASMTPASVASTLKALEIIQNEPEHIEKLWKNTDYAKAQLLDHGFDLGATESPILPIFIRSNEKTFWVTKMLQDDGVFVNPVVSPAVPAEESLIRFSLMATHTYDQIDEAIEKMVKVFKQAEVETLI; encoded by the coding sequence ATGAGTAAAGGAAAGTTAGGCGAAAAAATATCGCAATTTAAGATTGTTGAGGAGTTGAAAGCTAAGGGCTTATATGCCTATTTTAGACCTATTCAATCAAAACAAGATACCGAAGTAAAAATCGATGGTAGACGTGTATTGATGTTTGGTTCTAACTCTTATTTAGGGTTAACGACTGATACACGTATTATAAAGGCAGCGCAAGATGCTTTGGAAAAGTATGGTACTGGATGTGCTGGATCTCGTTTCTTAAACGGTACGTTGGATATTCACGTGGAACTGGAAGAAAAATTATCTGCTTATGTAGGTAAAGAAGCCGCGATTCTTTTTAGTACAGGATTCCAATCAAATCTAGGCCCTTTGTCATGTCTAATGGGACGTAATGATTATATTTTGTTGGATGAACGTGACCACGCGTCAATTATTGATGGTAGCCGTTTGTCTTTTTCCAAAGTAATCAAATACGGTCATAACAATATGGAGGACTTACGTGCTAAGTTGTCACGCCTACCTGAGGATAGTGCAAAGTTAATTTGTACGGATGGTATCTTTAGTATGGAGGGTGATATTGTTAATTTGCCTGAGCTTACAGCGATTGCCAATGAGTTTGATGCTGCCGTAATGGTCGACGACGCACACAGTTTAGGTGTTATTGGGCACAAAGGAGCTGGTACAGCTTCTCATTTTGGGCTTAATGATGATGTAGACTTGATTATGGGTACATTTAGTAAATCGTTAGCTTCTTTAGGTGGATTTGTGGCTGGTGATGCAGATGTGATTGATTTCTTAAAACATAATGCGCGCTCTGTGATGTTCAGTGCTTCAATGACTCCAGCTTCGGTGGCTTCAACATTGAAAGCTTTGGAAATTATTCAAAATGAGCCAGAGCATATTGAAAAATTATGGAAAAATACAGATTATGCCAAAGCACAATTACTGGATCATGGGTTTGATTTAGGTGCTACGGAAAGTCCTATTTTACCAATCTTTATTCGTAGCAATGAAAAAACGTTCTGGGTAACTAAAATGCTCCAAGATGATGGTGTGTTCGTTAATCCAGTTGTTTCTCCGGCAGTTCCTGCGGAAGAGTCTTTGATCCGTTTTTCATTGATGGCGACACATACTTATGACCAAATCGACGAGGCTATTGAGAAGATGGTTAAAGTATTCAAACAAGCTGAAGTTGAAACATTAATATAA